The following DNA comes from Triticum aestivum cultivar Chinese Spring chromosome 3D, IWGSC CS RefSeq v2.1, whole genome shotgun sequence.
AACCCGTTCTCGTTTTTTGTTAGGCTCAATGTTTTGGTTGGGATGTGTGGCAGTGACGACATCCCTCACTAGAAACAATGGCTCCCACGTTCTATCCACATCCTGATGATACAAGTAGCGTCATCGAAGGATGTTTGGAGGCGTGTCTCTGTCGGATCTTGCGGAATTTGGTCGGTGTTGATCTTCGGTAGATCTATTTGGATTCAATTCTTGTTCATCTTCGTTCGTCTGGTTACAGGTTTGATCTTTCCGATCTACTACTCTTTTCAACGTCGATGGTTGCTGCTCTGGTGTGCTGGTCTTTTGGGCCTTAACACAATGACTACCCGACTGTCTATAGTAACAAGGTTTGCCCGACTCCGGTAAGGAAGGGGCGCCTTCTGCTCGCTCCAGTGCTGGTAGTCATCGCTAAGTGGTTCATGAATCTGGTTCTAATTTACCTCTAGTGTTCTCTATACTGCCATAATAGATTAAAAAAAAAAGGTCTCAGTATCAGTGTACTCCTATTTGTAGCTTTATTAATCAGCCAGCCCGCGTGAGGTTTTGCAAGATTCTTTCCGGGGCAGCAAGCGTCCAAAGGCAGACAAGTCTGGTACTACCATGCTGGTAATTGCTCCTGCTTTTTCAGTACTTTTTTTAGGACCTCAGTACTAGTATTACTAATTACTTTTAGAAATTATTAGTAGTCCTACTCCTACTGTTTTCAGAAAGGACCAAGTTACTGCGGCCTGGGACTGGGTGGATCCCCAATTAATTTCCCAACCAGCCTCCTTCAAACCTCCATAATGGTTAATAATGAGGCGGCACACCAATATTCTGCCCACTGCTGCACATGGCCATCCTCGTGCTGGCTGCGCCCTCTCTTCCCCCCCTGCCTCCCACCTTCCTACAGCTAGCCACACTATATCTCATCTCCCCGTCGCGGACTACCTACTCGGCTGGCGGCCATACCTCTAGTTTATACCCCGGATCCCCTTACTTTGCGCGCGCTAGTAGTAGTACGCCGCCTGCCGCCATCTCCCGGCCTCGTCCGTTAGACTAGTCGCCGGCGCCATATGGAGGACTACGGCGGCGTGGCGAGCCTGGTGGCGTCCGGGGTGGTGTTCTGGTCGACGGCGTTCCTGCTGCTGCGGGCGCTGCTCCCCAAGCGCTCCTACGACTTCTGCAACCGCGCGGTCTCCACCATGCACGCCGTCACCGGCGTCGCCCTCGGCTGCCTCTCCGTGCAGGACTGGGCCTCCCCCGTCTCCCCCGTCGCCTCACCCTCCTCGCCGCGCCAGGTACGCACGCCACGCGCATTATTCGCTGCCTGCTTAACTAATTTTCTGTTGCTGGTAGTTAGCGCCGTCCTCCTACTCGTCGAGTATATGATTGATTAGTTAGCTCAATACGCCGCTTAGTAAAAAAAAATGCTGTTCGGGCTGAGAATGTTGACGGATTAGCGATGTCTGTGGTGTGTAAATTTAAATTCAAAGGAAACTTCGATGTTTAGCAACACCACAAACCGTTGACGCCACAGTACACTACTACTTCGACGACTAAGTCAATAACAAGGTGGAGAAGCAAAAATTCTACTCTCTCCGTTCCGTAATATAAGACCGTTTTTTACACTAAGTAGTTAAAAGTAGCGCTCGCTGACTCTCTCTGGTTCAAACACTTTCTCATTCGAAAGTGATATACACAAGGTTATGGTCTGCATTTATTTTTCGGGACAAAGTTATGTCATCATGAATTTTTCAGATCAGGTCTaggtcttagggcatctccaatgctgtATCTTATACCGGACTATCTATccatccatggacatggatacagGAGTCGATCATTTGCAGGAATTATAGGGCACGTCGGTCTGGATGTTTGTGGGAAGTATAGGAAACAGTGTTGGTGATGCCCTAGCATCCTTCGGACACCCTATCATGAAAAAAATTCCTTTGAACCATATCATGAAAGATAAACAAATATATAAACCATTTAGTACTCATATAGGAGTATATCTAAATATTAGGCCCACCATTTGGTGAAAACTTTATCACTCGTTGTGCATACTTCTAGGGCATGTCCTCCATTCTTTTCAGTTTACATTGTGCATTATAGTAtcttttttactccctccgtttttactCATATAGGAGTAGTTTTTACGTTGTGTGTACTAGACGCTTAATTAGGTCCTGAGTTTTACTCCGTCCACACACGTATAGGAGGTTACTCTCCGAATCTCTGAAATCCAGAGACACGAGGACAAGGTCAGGACCGCGCACTGCATCTGCATGCAAAAGTTAATTCACAGAGTAAATGCCATGCATGTGTCAGACTTAATTACTCTATCCACTGAAATTTGAACGTGTAGTCATAGTCATGAAGTACGTGCAGACAAATATAAAAAATGGAAATGCTATATCTTGCTGAGGCTGCTGACAATGCATcagtgcttagatgaggtgctaagcacattaaatagtTTAGTAGGTGCTTAGCTTACGGTAGTTAAGGGCATCTTCAACCGTTGTAAGATAGGTGTTGGTAAATTTgccacctactccctccgttcctaaatacttgtctttctaggcatttcaacaagtgactacatacagagtaaaatgagtgaatctacactctaaaatatgtctacatacatccgtatgtgatagtcatttgaaatgcctagaaagacaagtatttaggaacggagggagtaggacatagtgatgatgtggcatgtaataaatgtgaagagagagcaaagttgtatgtagattaaccaacaacttttgcacaagctccaaggtgttatagagagcaatcacatttattttctcATCATCTATTGGATAGCTTACATACAACCTATTGgagtagttgtatgatagcttgttggttgatgacatggacattttaccaacaagactaacatacaacctgctggagatgccctaagcttgctgcatttaatgatttagcaactaaagctctTCATGTATTGATGGGCTTCCTCCATTTAAATGTTTTGTCTAGGTTCACGCGCCTAGCATTGTTTCTTTCTGGGATCACCAcacccatctctctcctcttaaataaCTTGCCATAATAGTTTTTTTTACCTACATGAAAGGCTTAGCACATGTATAAGGTGGAGCATCGGGAAGAGCCTGACCTTTGCTGGAAAAGGGATGGCAAACAAATTTAGTTGCAACGCAAGATGAAACTATGACAGTTTATGCTCGTGTTTGCTCAAAATTTCCTTCGTGTTGTTCTTTTAACATGTCATCCTTAAACAACTAAAACTGTCATCAAAACGTTTGCTAATGTCACATTCTCACAGCGAACGTTCGCAAGATAATAGGGTTCTAGAAGCAACTATGctaaaaatactccctccgtttttaaatatttgttttttaaagatttcaacaagtgattacatacaaagcaaaataaataaatctacattttaaaatatgtctatatacatccgtatgttgtagtccatttaaaatgtttagaaagacaaatatttaggaacggagggagtagatgtaaaCAATGCTCCTCCCCCGCATCACAGCTAGCCCATGCACATGCGGCCGGTACAATTACAACCACGACCGTATACGTACCCCGTCCAACGAACAGAACACTCGAGTAAAATTTTCATTTCTGCTGCTCGTCAATGAGAAATAGAATTCCTGTGAGTAGTGCTTGATCGATTAATAAGTGCGGTAATTGTCAGATGAGGGCGCTGGCGGTGACGCTGTCGTACATGATCTACGACGGGGCTTGCTGCCACCTGAGCGGCGACGCGCGGCTGGACAACGCCCTGCACCACCTCATCAGCATCGtcggcctcgccgccggcctcgcctaccAGAGGGTACCaccttgagtatttcttcttcttattatttctCTATCTTCTAGCCGAGTATCCGGTGTATACCCGTGGGTGGCCAATGAACAGCGCGGTTGATCTTGGGGTACGTGGCGTGCAGTGTGGGACGGAGCTGGTGGCGTGCCTGCTCGTCACGGAGATCTCCAGCCCGCTGCTGCACCTCAGGGAGATGCTCAAGGAGCTCGGCGTAAAGGACACAGACCTCAACCTCCTCGTCGACGTACGTATTGATCCTGTTCCCCCtccctcttccctctctctctggcGGTGAAGTAATTACGTGTACTACTTTCTGGCCCATGCATGGGTACGTAGATCCTGTTCGCGGTGACCTTCTCGGTGGCAAGGATGGTTTGTGGGACGTACGTCACCTACCGCACTGTGACGGCTGACAACCCCATCCTCATCAAGGTACGTCGTACGTCGTACAACCTTCCAATCCGGCCCAACCATTTCCATTTCTTGATGCATATGTACTTATTTCCATTTACTAATTCAATTATCTAAAGACGATGGCGACGAGCTTGCTGCTGGTGAGCGCCTACTGGTTCTTGAGGATCCTCAGGATGGTCAGGCACAAGATTGGGAAGAAGAGGCTGGCGTCCAAAGCCGCCGGCAAGGGATCTATGTGATGCCACAAGTGGTGTCTCGCCGCAATTATTGTTGAAAATGCACATCatgtactagtagtacgtactatCTAGCACATTAATCGTGTGGTGGGTAAAGGATGATGTCCCAAGCATGAGATGCATGTATTCTGGCAATTTTCATTTTATTAATGTGCATGAACTGTTGATGTCACAAGCATGAGCTGTTTCGCTGATTGACTGACAGTAGAAAAACTCAGATCTTCTATGCTTACATCTTCTAGTTATTAGGCTCATCAAGGATTCAAGGCTGACGAACAAGATACACAAAACCCGTGAACCGAAACACCAATATATAGACGGGAcggaaccggatcctctaacattaAGAAGGAATGTTAGAGAAGCTACAATGCCCTAACTTTCCTTCTTTAATCCTTGTGATTAAGGCTAAAATGACTTAAATTAGTTTGCAAATTACATATCTATTGTATACATTTATAATAATTACATACAAACAAACtggtgaaataaaattaattttagattatttatatctacaataaaCAACCTGCTAATAGTCCCTAACTTTTCTTCATTTTACACTAGGCTAGCACTGTAGCACCGTGACTTTCCTTCTCCAAGTTAGAGGATCCGATTCCAGAGGGGACACCATGATGAAGCTGGAGCCCTTCGCTACCACTGCTCTTCATAACTATGAACATGGCCTTCAACTTTTCAAACAGCACTGGTTGCTTCGCTAACAGCAACACTAGCAGGTTCAGTAAGGAAGCACAGTCCCTCTGATTAGTTTACCAAGCACCATGATGGTTCATACATATGACTGCGAGCCACAGGTTTTAGGAGCCGGTCAAGAGTTAAAAATACCGGGACAAAGCTGTTTGAAGATTGAAACATTTAGTTTGGCATGCAAATCATTTCATACTAGTAATAAGCAGCACCTGGGGCCTGGCCCCTGGCACATGCGCGCAAATACACAATTGGACATGATTCTTCTGTTTGCCCAGTCCTATTCATTTCTAAGCTTCTAATTTCTGCTTCTGCTGCAGTACCTCTTTCGATTTACGTCTTGTCGCTTACTCTGCCATACATGCCCGGAGGAACAAGTTTAAGCACATCATTTTTGGTCGCGTCGCTGTCTAGGTGCTTGGGTTGCTCCTATACAACCTTCCTCAGAAAGTCAGAATTCAGCTGAAACCTTCAACAGACCCGTGAGACGAAACAGTAGTAACTTGTTAAAAATCTGGATCTACATGTTAGCGCCAGAAACCAACGATGCTCTAGGAGACCATGGGAGGAAACTCAGGAATGAGGATGCTGCCGAGACTTGTGTAGAACTTCCTTCAGCACCACGGCAATGCGTTCGGCCATGTGGTGCTCCATGAACCTCTCCTTCACCCTGGCATAGCCCTTGTTTCCCATGGAGACCCTCTGCTCAACATGGCTCGCAAGCCTTACCATGTTCTTGGCGAGA
Coding sequences within:
- the LOC123078091 gene encoding TLC domain-containing protein 5, producing MEDYGGVASLVASGVVFWSTAFLLLRALLPKRSYDFCNRAVSTMHAVTGVALGCLSVQDWASPVSPVASPSSPRQMRALAVTLSYMIYDGACCHLSGDARLDNALHHLISIVGLAAGLAYQRCGTELVACLLVTEISSPLLHLREMLKELGVKDTDLNLLVDILFAVTFSVARMVCGTYVTYRTVTADNPILIKTMATSLLLVSAYWFLRILRMVRHKIGKKRLASKAAGKGSM